A segment of the Oncorhynchus kisutch isolate 150728-3 unplaced genomic scaffold, Okis_V2 scaffold1112, whole genome shotgun sequence genome:
ggaacaagtcagttctgttttgccctgcgaggtgggacagagagcccgtatatacgaaaattgcatttaccacttactgcttagctaataaaaaatacatagcataCGTCGGTgcctcatttttatatttttcctgataccagattcgaattgacgcaaccctGACACGAGGggaaaaaccaaaaatataaacggtaattataaagtaaaaaccgtaaagttgtcatgtAGCAAAGTAggcaacaaaacacacagcaacacgtaaacaagtctgcaagttgtgaccggaaatggcgtCAAAATGCTGTTTGAGGTATCATGTGATGCTACTAGCATAAATGGACCAACACTGAGCAAATGTAGCTTAAGTCAAATGGTAATTTAAAACACAGGGGTCAGTAATATTGCTGGCGCATGGATATAATGCAAAATAAATGTTGCCATCACCCCAGTTACTCAAGTCAGGTCATAGACCTCAGCTCCAAGTAGGAACCACCAAAACAATACAGAGGACACAAGTATTACAGTTAATGTTTATTTGAGCCAAAACAAGCAAATGCAGTTACACACTGGACTAGAGTACCCGTTAACTATTGCATGTCCCACGTCAGATATccatggcgtcgtcgccggacgggccggtggcagcttcagaggtggcgtcgtcgccggacgggccggtggcagcttcagaggtggcgtcgtcagaggacgggccggtggcagcttcagaggtggcgtcgtcagaggacgggccggtggcagcttcagaggtggcgtcgtcgccggacgggccggtggcagcttcagaggtggcgtcgtcgccggacgggccggaggcagcttcagaggtggcgtcgtcgccggacgggccggtggcagcttcagaggtggcgtcgtcgccggacgggccggtggcagcttcagaggtggcgtcgtcgccggacgggccggtggcagcttcagaggtggcgtcgtcgccggacgggccggtggcagcttcagaggtggcgtcgtcgccggacgggccggtggcagcttcagaggtggcgtcgtcgccggacgggccggtggcagcttcagaggtggcgtcgtcgccggacgggccggtggcagcttcagaggtggcgtcgtcgccggacgggccggtggcagcttcagaggtggcgtcgtcgccggacgggccggtggcagcttcagaggtggcgtcgtcagaggacgggccggtggcagcttcagaggtggcgtcgtcagaggacgggccggtggcagcttcagaggtggcgtcgtcgccggacgggccggtggcagcttcagaggtggcgtcgtcgccggacgggccggtggcagcttcagaggtggcgtcgtcgccggacgggccggtggcagcttcagaggtggcgtcgtcagaggacgggccggtggcagcttcagaggtggcgtcgtcagaggacgggccggtggcgtcgtcagaggacgggccggtggcagcttcagaggtggcgtcgtcagaggacgggccggtggcagcttcagaggtggcgtcgtcagaggacgggccggtggcagcttcagaggtggcgtcgtcagaggacgggccggtggcagcttcagaggtggcgtcgtcgccagaggacgggccggtggcagctacagaggtggcgtcgccagaggacgggccggtggcagctacagaggacgggccggtggcagctacagaggtggcgtcgtcagaggacgggccggtggcagcttcagaggtggcgtcgtcagaggacgggccggtggcagctacagaggtggcgtcgtcgccggacgggccggtggcagcttcagaggtggcgtcgtcgccggacgggccggtggcagcttcagaggtggcgtcgtcgccggacgggccggtggcagcttcagaggtggcgtcgtcgccggacgggccggtggcagcttcagaggtggcgtcgtcgccggacgggccggtggcagcttcagaggtggcgtcgtcgccggacgggccggtggcggcttcgtcgccggacgggccggtggcggcgtcgtcgccggacgggccggtggcagcttcagaggtggcgtcgtcgccggacgggccggtggcagcttcagaggtggcgtcgtcgccggacgggccggtggcagcttcagaggtggcgtcgtcgtcagaggtggcgtcgtcgccagacgggccggtggcagcttcagaggtggcgtcgtcagaggacgggccggtggcagctacagaggtggcgtcgtcgccggacgggccggtggcagcttcagaggtggcgtcgtcgccggacgggccggtggcagcttcagaggtggcgtcgtcgccggacgggccggtggcagcttcagaggtggcgtcgtcgccggacgggccggtggcagcttcagaggtggcgtcgtcgccggacgggccggtggcagcttcagaggtggcgtcgtcgccggacgggccggtggcagcttcagaggtggcgtcgtcgccggacgggccggtggcagcttcgtcgccggacgggccggtggcggcgtcgtcgccggacgggccggtggcagcttcagaggtggcgtcgtcgccggacgggccggtggcagcttcagaggtggcgtcgtcgccggacgggccggtggcagcttcagaggtggcgtcgtcgccggacgggccggtggcagcttcagaggtggcgtcgtcgtcagaggtggcgtcgtcagaggacgggccggtggcagcttcagaggtggcgtcgtcagaggacgggccggtggcagcttcagaggtggcgtcgtcagaggacgggccggtggcagcgtcagaggtggcgtcgtcgccagacgggccggtggcagcgtcagaggtggcgtcgtcagaggacgggccggtggcagcttcagaggtggcgtcgtcagaggacgggccggtggcagcttcagaggtggcgtcgtcagaggacgggccggtggcagcttcagaggtggcgtcgtcgtcagaggtggcgtcgtcagaggacgggccggtggcagcttcagaggtggcgtcgtcagaggacgggccggtggcagcttcagaggtggcgtcgtcagaggacgggccggtggcagcgtcagaggtggcgtcgtcgccagacgggccggtggcagcgtcagaggtggcgtcgccagaggacgggccggtggcagcttcagaggtggcgtcgtcagaggacgggccggtggcagcttcagaggtggcgtcgtcagaggacgggccggtggcagcttcagaggtggcgtcgtcagaggacgggccggtggcagcttcagaggtggcgtcgtcagaggacgggccggtggcagcttcagaggtggcgtcgtcagaggacgggccggtggcagcttcagaggtggcgtcgtcagaggacgggccggtggcagcttcagaggtggcgtcgtcagaggacgggccggtggcagcttcagaggtggcgtcgtcagaggacgggccggtggcagcgtcagaggtggcgtcgtcgccagaggacgggccggtggcagcttcagaggtggcgtcgtcagaggacgggccggtggcagcttcagaggtggcgtcgtcagaggacgggccggtggcagcttcagaggtggcgtcgtcagaggacgggccggtggcagcttcagaggtggcgtcgtcagaggacggccgggtggcagcttcagaggtggcgtcgtcagaggacggggccggtggcagcttcagaggtggcgtcgtcagaggacgggccggtggcagcttcagaggtggcgtcgtcagaggacgggccggtggcagcttcagaggtggcgtcgtcagaggacgggccggtggcagcgtcagaggtggcgtcgtcagaggacgggccggtggcagcgtcagaggtggcgtcgtcagaggacgggccggtggcagcttcagaggtggcgtcgtcagaggacgggccggtggcagcttcagaggtggcgtcgtcagaggacgggccggtggcagcttcagaggtggcgtcgtcagaggacgggccggtggcagcttcagaggtggcgtcgtcagaggacgggccggtggcagcttcagaggtgaggtcgtcagaggacgggccggtggcagcttcagaggtggcgtcgtcagaggacatgTGCCTCAGCTTCTCCTCAGAGGACAGGGCATCATTTGCCGGAGAACTACcatggtttggagaagcttgggatTCTACTTCATTGGTCTCTAAATACTCTTGAGAAAAAACAAAAGGAACAGTTGGGTATTCTACAGCAACACATCTGTTCTACACGGTCTAGGCCAAATTGCTAATCGAATTTTGAGCAACATGAAGCCAACAGTTTTCAAAGTATATGTTTCAGGCCGTACCTTCTCTGGTTTGTTTCGCGTCAGACCCTATGGATCGGAGCAAGGCCAGGGCATGCACAATGGAGACGTCATTTGATGACAGCTCTGAAAAATTTAGGTTTAGGTACACAAGCAAAAGGTTTGACAACATTATTTAGACTGAGTTACTCTATGCTGTTGAATGAGTGTCAAACACAGCAGCACCATAGACAGTGACAAAGAACATAGCTAGAAGGGTTGTGGAAAGAAACACTTACCTCCAAGTCTCCTCTGCAGAGAGACTTGATCTTGCTTCTGGGACTTTCCAACAGGGTAACAAGAAACTGAGGAGAAAGTGTTGACAGAAGTTGAGTTCACACAAAatagctacatatattaatagcaGTGAAGAATAAAAGATGACCAACGCGGAAGATACAGACAGTCAAATATTAATACCCAACTTATAAAGTTAAGCATATTTACCAAACAAATCCCTTAAACATTAGTGAACCAACCTTTGACAACCCCCACAGTCATCACAACGAGCAGCAATTCTCTCACACCTCCCATGATCATGAAAATAGTCTGTGTTATCAACAGGTAATGTCTTCCCATGGCCTGTATGAGGCTTATATAGGCCACTAATGACCGTTTACCTGACAAACATGGCTTAACGATCAATTAACAAGCTTGATTGAGTTgttacgttcagatagaaatagacCATGTAGAACACATGTTGATTCTTATCAAGTTGGTGGGCAGGCAATCTTTTCTACTCCATATATTGCATTTATATCTGTAATGATTAACCCTAATGGTCTCAGATCAGCAGTAGAAAGAAGTAGGCCTAATTATTTTAGGTGTAATCTTCAAAGATATTAGGGGGAAATAAACACTGTACCCAAATCCACGTTTTACAATGCTCCTGGGAAATGGGTAGGCCTCCACCTatagtccttcacagttttacagctgtgatatatttatttatttacatagatcacatacataaataaatatgataGCTGTAGGTAGCGTTGAGATAAAATTCCCATATTCTATTGCTACTAACATAAATCCTAATATATCATGTTTTCCTCATTTGCTCTGTAGGAGGTTCGTCATATGAAGGACATTCAAGTGGATGTGACCCCTAACCTGCAATAGGGGCTCAGTGAGGTGACAGACATCCTATAATGGATCTCCAGCTAGTGTCTGAGGACCTGGAGAAGGCTGTGTCTACAGCTGTGGGGCAGGACAAGCATGGTAACCTAACCTCACTGTATGAAGGATTTTATTGTTATGGATAGTCATCTCCAATCTGTTCAAATATCACTGTTGTTGATAACACACATTACCAAAATGATTCACActtgtcttcctatttccacataaTCTGTCATGGTTCCCCACCCCAACAGGGCATAAAACCAACCTCTCTTTATTGCTACTGCTAATACACCCAAATCCAACAGCGTTCGAGAACCCTGCTCGCAGTgccaactgttaggttctaattctcagagtaaaaactcgacggacactatgaatgcttgaaccaagtttattcttcccagagggtcaagacagctgcattagacaaaaaacatattcacacaagcactgatatttaatcctctctcctatgctgagtctcctcctacacatctaaacagtcaatgcatctctgttgctagacagaaccttagtgatatctgttcttcctcacttcatctgacctgaccgctaccccaaagtgctcactcctccccaactcaaggctgacatggtgattggtaccagactgtgtctcttctcaTCCCAGAGGATCCCACCCATAGGATGCCTGATGGCTAACAAAAACATATCCGGACATAATATAAACGTTATACATtaagctctctccctcagtgacatgaattcgtatatttcatattctcagaacccaacagtaGGTTTTAAGGTGTGGCTGCATGTTTGTCGTGGACGCATCGTCACTCTTGATGTTCTTTTTCCAAGTCTGAACTGGCCGTTCTTCTCTTTCCTCGACTAATTGAAACCTCAGGGACAGACATCCTGAACGAATCTGATGTCAGAGCTCCCATCAGCCCTCTACACCTCGCTGTGAGTAAAGCCTACCTGCTCCTGTAGTGGTCTCCATatgacaaatggcaccctattccctatttagtacactacgtttgatcagatccttataggccctgatcaaaagtagttcactacatagggaatagggtgctatctgGGATGCAAGCATGGTGTAGATTTTCCACAGGAAGTTGACTgtccagacagactcacacaccATATTCCGATCTATTCCTGATTAGTGTaaaatacatgcatattctacacagtgatgatgaggatgatttcCTTATTTTGCCATTTGAGTTAATCAACCTCAGAGGAGAAGTAGAGTGTTTGTTTCTCAATCCCACGCTTGACAGGAACCTCCGATGTTTATGCTGGGCAGGAGCAAAAATGGGCTCCCGATTGAAAGACTCTGGTCTACTTTAGAGGTCTagcactgtatttctgttcaggTGTACCACTGGTCTACTCTAGGACATTGATTATATTAAGAGTGAATATCTATTCATGCGTaccacagtcaccaccatgctATGGAGGTCCTGGTTCAGTCTCTGCTGGATCTAGACGTGAGGGACAGCCAGGGGCGCACCCCTCTGGACCTGGCTGCCTTAAAAAGCCTTGTGGAGTGTGTTGACGTCCTCATCAACCAGGAAGCCTCCATCCTGGTTAAAGACTTCACTCTGAAGAGGACCCCCATCCACGCTGCAGGTAGACATAAGGATATCACATAGAGCTTCTGTAATTAAAAAGTTTTCCTGACCAAGATGGCCATTTGTTTGGTCATGTTGCTAGGACGACTATGTCCACTCTAGGGATGGTATCGTGTGAAAATGCCCAcgagacactgatctaaggtcatttTTTGTCATGTTCTCCACTAATGATTGAGGATCTagggagggtaagctgatcctagatcagtgcacAGGGGAGACTTCTATCCAGAGCCAGGTACACAGCTAGCAAGTGACAGGCTTCAATGGCCTCAGCCCCAAAATTCTTTATTATCTGCTGTGTTAACATCATGAGGATGTCATCTACCAACACCACTGTTCTTGAAATCTGTCTGTTCATGTGAAGGTTATAGTCGTCCAGCAATCTGCTCATATCCTCTCTGTTGATCCTCCTCTAGCTACCAATGGTCAATCATCTGACATTCTTATATCCTCTTGTTGATCCTCCTCTAGCTACCAATGGTCAATCATCTGACATTCTTATATTCTCTCTGTTTATCCTCCTCTCGCTACCAATGGTCAATCATCTCACATTCTTATATCTTCTCAGTTTTTCCATCTCTAGCTACTGAAGGTCAATCATCTCACATTGTTatatcctctctgtttatcttcctCTAGCAACCAACGGACATTCGGAGTGTTTGCGTTTGctgattggaaatgctgacatccAGAGTACAGTGGACATTCAAGACGGAATAGTCACTTGGGTTTTGGATACAATTCCTGAAATAAAGAGATTTTGAAACTGgggctgcatccaaaatggcaacctGTACCCTACTTGGTACAGTACTTTAAACCAAAGTCCTATGGGCTCAGGTCAAGAGTAgtgtaccatatagggaataggttgccatttgggactcagcctggtTACTACCAGTTTGTAATATGACCTGTTGTCTTGTGTATCAGAACCCCTCTGATGCTGTCGGTGCTGAGCGGACACAGACtgtgtgtactccctgttcaacaagGGAGCAAGCGTAGAAGCCAAAGACAAATGGCACAGAACAGCTCTACACAGAAGGGTTGTGAGGAGAGTTGGCTGTACGCgctcacacacagaaagagagggggaggcttgTTCTGATCTAGGGATGGGGCCATTGAAATACTAGGGATGGCTTTGGTGTGGGATCTAGCATGGAATATAAATTATGCCCAAATATACCTATTATGATTCCTTATTATTTAATTGATTATAAATTATTCAAATCCAttcttgtctcccctcccttcccttcctcctaggCGGTGACTTTTCACGAGGAGTGCAGCACAGTGCCAGCTTCCTGGTTCGGGAAGGTAAGGGGCGGAGCCATGTCCACCTGGTGGCGGCGTCCGGACACATCGGGATACTGGGGTGGCTCCTACACACCGCCCAGTCAGTGTGGACCCTCCCCGTCATCACAGACAACCAGGGCTACACGCCACTACACTTGGCCTGCTACAACGGTATGTACTGGACAGAGGGACAGCGAAGTGGGCCAGAggccacaaacaaatacacacataaac
Coding sequences within it:
- the LOC116364628 gene encoding uncharacterized protein LOC116364628 isoform X2, yielding MDLQLVSEDLEKAVSTAVGQDKHGTDILNESDVRAPISPLHLAAVTFHEECSTVPASWFGKVRGGAMSTWWRRPDTSGYWGGSYTPPSQCGPSPSSQTTRATRHYTWPATTVPFQQILHFRGTAAAIPHLYLYPQRS
- the LOC116364628 gene encoding serine/threonine-protein phosphatase 6 regulatory ankyrin repeat subunit A-like isoform X4, which produces MSELPSALYTSLHHHAMEVLVQSLLDLDVRDSQGRTPLDLAALKSLVECVDVLINQEASILVKDFTLKRTPIHAAATNGHSECLRLLIGNADIQSTVDIQDGIVTWVLDTIPEIKRF
- the LOC116364628 gene encoding uncharacterized protein LOC116364628 isoform X1, yielding MDLQLVSEDLEKAVSTAVGQDKHGTDILNESDVRAPISPLHLAAVTFHEECSTVPASWFGKVRGGAMSTWWRRPDTSGYWGGSYTPPSQCGPSPSSQTTRATRHYTWPATTVCTGQRDSEVGQRPQTNTHINIACLKSPQPASGGHEPRQSAQEP
- the LOC116364628 gene encoding uncharacterized protein LOC116364628 isoform X3 produces the protein MDLQLVSEDLEKAVSTAVGQDKHGTDILNESDVRAPISPLHLAAVTFHEECSTVPASWFGKVRGGAMSTWWRRPDTSGYWGGSYTPPSQCGPSPSSQTTRATRHYTWPATTPASGGHEPRQSAQEP